In Segatella copri, the DNA window CTTCTCATGATATGAGTGAACAGCGCATCTTGAGAGCCTTGGCTACAGCCGGATTGGTGGGCAACATCGTAAAGCAGAATGCTTCTATCAGTGGTGCTGATGTAGGTTGCCAGGGCGAGGTAGGTGTTGCCTGCGCCATGGCTTCGGCTGCAGCCTGCCAGCTTTTCGGAGGCAGTCCGGCTCAGGTAGAATATGCTGCCGAAATGGGATTGGAGCATCATCTCGGAATGACCTGCGACCCGGTTTGCGGACTGGTTCAGATTCCTTGCATCGAGCGAAATGCCTTTGCTGCCGCCCGAGCTTTGGATGCAGACCTCTACGCTTCCTTCTCTGATGGCCATCATACCGTATCTTTCGACCGTGTAGTTGAAGTAATGCGACAGACGGGGCATGACCTACCTTCGCTTTACAAGGAAACAAGCGAAGGCGGTTTGGCAAAGGGATTTCCAAGAGACATTTAGTCATAAAATGCTTCGCTGAATCATAAAATGTTTTTCAGCTATTTTATTCTGTTTGGTAAGAGGGCTTTTATTTTGGCACGCTATTTGTAAGTCCCCTTGCCAAACAATAATAAAGTAAATACGAATAAAAACATTTTATATTATGGCACAGAAAGGTAATATTGGTGTAACGACAGAGAACATTTTCCCTGTCATCAAGAAATTCTTATATTCAGATCACGACATCTTCCTCCGCGAGATGGTTTCAAACGCCGTAGATGCTACACAGAAGTTGAAGACTCTTGCAGCTCAGGGCGATTTCAAGGGCGAGATAGGCGACACAACCGTTCGTGTCTCTCTCGATGAGAAGGCTGGAACCTTGACTATCAGCGACCATGGTATAGGTATGACAGAGGAGGAAATCGATAAATATATCAACCAGATTGCATTCTCAGGCGTAACTGACTTCCTCGACAAGTATAAGGAGAATGCCAACGCCATCATCGGCCACTTCGGTCTCGGCTTCTATTCTTCTTTCATGGTAGCCAGCAAGGTAGAAATCATCACTAAGAGCTACAAAGAGGGAAGCAAGGCTGTAAAGTGGAGCTGCGATGGTTCACCTGCTTTCGAAATCGAAGATGCAGACAAGGCTGAGCGTGGTTCAGACATCATCCTCCATATTGCTGATGATTGCAAGGAATTCCTGCAGAAGAACAAGATTGAGGAACTTCTGAACAAGTACTGCAAGTTTATGGCAGTGCCTGTTGCTTTCGGCAAGAAGACCGAATGGAAGGACGGCAAGAATGTGGAGACTGATGAGGATAACATTATTAATAATGTGGAGCCTCTCTGGACCAAGGCTCCTAGCACACTGAAGGATGAGGACTACAAGAAGTTCTATCACACCCTTTATCCGATGCAGGACGACCCGTTGTTCTGGATTCATCTGAATGTAGACTTCCCATTCAATCTCACGGGTATTCTCTACTTCCCACGCATCAAGAGCAGCATCGACATGCAGCGCAACAAGATTCAGCTCTATTGCAACCAGGTGTTCGTAACCGACCAGGTAGAAGGCATTGTACCAGAATTCCTCACATTGCTTCATGGTGTAATCGATTCACCGGACATTCCGCTGAACGTAAGCCGCAGCTACCTGCAGAGCGACAGCAACGTGAAGAAGATTTCTACCTACATCACCAAGAAGGTAGCCGATCGTCTGAACTCTATCTTCAAGGAGAACCGCAAGGAGTTTGAAGAGAAATGGGATGATCTCAAGATCTTCATCAACTACGGAATGCTCTCTCAGGAAGATTTCTACGAGCGCGCAAAGGACTTCGCACTTCTGAAAGATGTTGAGGGCAAGTACTTTACTTTCGAGGAGTACAAGACGCTGATTAAGGACAATCAGACCGATAAGGACGGCAACCTGGTTTATCTCTATGCCAACAATAAGGAAGAGCAGTATTCTTATATCGAGGCTGCCAAGCAGAAGGGTTATTCTGTACTCCTGATGGAAGGTCAGCTCGATACGCCGATGGTAAACATGCTGGAGCAGAAGCTGGAGAAGAGCCGCTTTACACGTGTTGACGCCGACATCATCGACCGCCTCATCGTGAAGGAAGATGCTAAGAAGACCGATTTGAGCAAAGAGCAGTCTGACAACTTGACAGAAGTATTCCGTTCTCAGATGCCTCAGCTTGACAAGGCAGAATTCTTTGTTGAAATTCAGGCTTTGGGCGAACAGAACCAGCCAGTGCTCATCACTCAGAACGAGTACATGCGCCGTATGAAGGCGATGAGCCAGTTCCAGGCAGGCATGAACTTCTACGGTCAGATGCCAGACAGCTACAACATCGTACTGAACTCAGACCATGCTCTGGTAAAGAAGGTATTGGAAGATGCTGAGGCCAACACTGCTGAAACATTGAAGCCAATCCTTGCAGAAATCAAGGGTCAGGAAGCTCGCCTTGCCGTACTCCATCAGGAGCAGAACAAGAAGAAGCCTGAAGAGATTACCCAGCAGGAGAAGGATGATGTTCACAATACAGAGAAGGCCATCAGCGATGAGAAGGCTAAGCGCAACGAAATCATCTCGGGCTATGCTAAGAACAACAACATTGTTCACCAGCTCATCGACCTTGCCCTGCTTCAGAACGGTATGTTGAAGGGTGCTTCGCTCGACGCATTCCTCAAGAGAAGCGTTGACATGATTAAGTAATCCAACCTGTAAAAAGGTTTGAATTAAGAAATAAAACTTTGCGATGCGTAACATTTCATGTTACAAATTGTTTCTATCATATGTGCTAAATGTTTCAAAACGAACATTTAGCACATTTTTTTTCGCTTTCCTTTGGTGGCTTTCCTTTTTTTTATTACCTTTGCAATATCGATAAACGAAAAACATGATTAAAAAAATCGCCATCATGGAACAAACAAATTCAAATTACAGCATTATTGCTGATTATTACTCTGAACACTACAACGAGCTGAAGTTGTATGTCATGTCCCGTTCGCTTCCGGCAGACGAGGCTGAAGACATCGTGCAGAATACTTTTGTGCGATTACTTCGAGGCGATAAGATGATTACGCCTGTTACTTTACCTTGTTTTGTATACACCATTGCCAAGAATCTGATTATCGATTATTACCGGCGCAAGCATAAGATTGAGGAGTATGAACACTTCCTGGGAGCTAGTGACTGGATGGGAAGATATGATGTTGATGGCGAATCTGTTTTCTCTGCCCAGCAGACCAACGAGATTCTGGAGCGTGGCATTGCCCGGCTCACAGAGAAGAGAAGCAAGGTTTACCGCCTGAATCTCTTCGAAGGAATGCAGGTGAGCGAGATTGCTCAAAGTCTGAACCTCGGATATAAAGCGGCTGAGAATCGTCTGACTCTGGCTAGAAAAGAAATAAGAGATTATATGAAAAAAGAGTTGGCTAGTTAAAATGCTAGTCAACTCTTTCTGTTTATTCTTACTGCCTTGCTGAAAGGCAATTCTTAACTATTTTTTTAGTTTTCCTTAAACCCGATTACTCTTGTCAAACCTTTATCAAGATAAAAGGTTTGGGTTACTTCCTGCTTCTCGCCCTGATGGTTGGTCAGCTTGTATGTAGCCCTTAAATATAATAAGGTGTCGGGATAAGCTGCATCATCATAATTAATATTCTTCTTGACGTAAGGCAGTTTGCTGACATTTTGTCGCATCACCTTCATCTGGTCGAAACTGATCATGGCGGTAGGAGTGAGGCGGGAGAACCGCTCATAGCTGCAGTCCTGCTCAACGAGGTTTTCATTAAGAAAATCCTTGACCAGAGATTGAGCCTTGTGCTGATCGCCACACGAGGTGAACATCAGCACAAGTCCTGAAACCATGAAAAACATCATTTTCTTTATCATAGACATCTTCTTTTTTATTAAGCCGCACTGCTTTTATTAAGCTCGTTGTTTTATTTAGCGAGCTTGCTTATTTAGCCACGCTGCGGAGAATCTCCAGCAAGTGATCCCAAACCATCTCTACAGTAGGAATGAGAAGAGCCTCGTCTGGGGTGTGAACATTGCGAAGGGTAGGACCGAAACTTACCATATCGAGCTCAGGATAACGCTCTGAGAAAAGACCACACTCCAAACCGGCATGAATACCCTTTACCAATGGCTTTTTGCCGAAGAGCTTTTCATAAGCCTTCACAGCCAGGTCGGTAAGCTCGCTGTTGGCGCGCATCTTCCAAGCTGGATACTTGTCGCCTACAGTTACCTCGGCGCCAGCCAGAAGGAAGGCTGCCTTTACGGTGTTGGTCATGTTCTCCAGATTGCTCATCACGTTACTTCGCTGAGAAGCTACGATGTTGATGCTGTTTTCATCGGTCATCACGCTTGCCACATTGCTTGAGGTTTCTACCATCCAGGCAATCGCCTCATCCTGACAGGTAGTAAGCGGACCGTTGTCTACAGCCTGGAGAGCCATTACGAACTTGTCAGCTACAGCTTTCTCGATGACAGGTGCAGCATCGGTGCTGCTCATATTGAACAGCATAGCCTGTTCGGTTACGTGGAATTCATCTTCTACTTCTGATGCAAAGATGTTCCAGTCGGCACGAACCTGTTCCTTATCAGCATTCTTGACGGCGAAAACAATCTTTCCGTCGCGAGGAATCGCATTGTGCATTTTGCCGCTATTGAAGCTTACGAGGCGCAGACTTCCATCCAGTTTCTCATTTTCGAGGAAGAGGAAGCGGGCAAGAATCTTGATGGCATTGGCGCGCTTCTTGTTGATGTCATCGCCCGAGTGACCACCGTTGAGACCCTTCAGCGAAGTTTCCATGAAGAAATAACCCGCAGGAGCCTCTTCGCGTGAGAAGTGGAAAGTGGCATGGGTTGTCTGACCACCGGCGCAGGATACGAAGATTTCGCCCTCATCCTCTGAGTCAAGATTGATGAGCATCTTTCCGGTCATAAAGCCCGCCTTCATGCCGTGAGCACCGGTCAGTCCGGTTTCTTCATCACGTGTAAAGACGCACTCGATAGGACCATGCTCAATATCGTTGCTTGCCAGGATAGCCAGCTCGATGGCGCAGCCTATACCGTCGTCAGCACCCAATGTAGTGCCTTTTGCCTTAAGCCATTCTCCGTCTACGTAAGTCTGGATGGCGTCTTTGTGGAAATCGAAATCAACATCTACCAGTTTATCGCAAACCATGTCCATGTGGCTCTGCAGGATGATGGTTTCAGCATGCTCGTAGCCTGGAGTGGCAGCTTTACGGATGAGCACATTACCGGTTTCATCTACCAGCGTTTCGAGCTGATGAGCCTCTCCGAAAGATTTCAAAAACTCAATCATGTTCTCCTCGTGCTTGGAAGGACGAGGTATTTCGTTGATTTTTGCGAACTGCTCGAACACGAGAGCAGGCTTCAATTCACTTTTATTCATTTATTTTCTATTATTTTGTTTTGATAAAACATTTATTTCTGCTATTTTGTTTTGGTTATTCCCAAAAAAATAGTACCTTTGCACCCAAAAGTGCACTAAGGCACTGCAAAGGTAATAAAAATGATAAAATTAATGTTATTAAGCGTGTTAATAATTGCTATCTGCATGGCATTATTTTGCGTAAAGGTGATTTTTAAGAAGAACGGCAAGTTCTCTTCCCAGCATGTGCACGACAATCCGGGCTTGCGCAAGCAGGGCATTCATTGTGTGGTGGATCAGGACCGCGAGGCAAGGGAAGCCAACAAGGCTTATTAGAAAATAGTAATAATATAATATGATAGAAAAAATGAGAAAGAACATTTTGAGTTCAGTGGCAATTGCAGCTGTTGCTGCCCTGTCATTGGCATCATGCAACAAATCTCAGCCTCAGGTAGAGGCTAAGTCAGAGAGCAAGGCTCCTTCTGAATTGAAGATTGCTTATGTAGAGGTAGACTCTATCATGACTCAGTATGCCTTTGCTAAGGAGTATTCTTCTATCTTGGAGAAGAAGGGTCAGAACATTCAGGCTACTATTGCGCAGAAGGGCCAGCAGCTTCAGGCAGCAGCAGCCAACTTCCAGCAGAAGATTCAGCAGAATGCTTACACCCGCGAGCAGGCTGAGGCTATCCAGGCTGGACTGCAGAAGCAGAACAACGACCTGCAGGGCTTGCAGCAGCGCTTGAGCAACGAGTTTGCTGCTGAGCAGGAGAAGTACAACAAGGCGCTCCACGACAGCATTGCCAACTATCTTGCCCGCTATAACAAGGACAAGAAGTACAGCATCATCTTCTCTAAGAGCGGCGATAATCTGCTCTATGCTGACAAGGCTTACGATATTACAAAAGAGGTGATTTCCGGCTTGAACAAGGCTTACAAGGGAAAGCTGAAGAAAGAGGAGGCTGCTCCTGCTAAAAAGTAAGAGAAATGCTTCGTAAGGAAAGATACGATTTTATATTGAATCATTTCAGAAGTGCGCTGCCGAATGTAACTACCGAGTTGCAGTTCGGTAGCGCATTTCAGCTTCTGGTGGCTACCTTGCTTTCTGCGCAATGCACCGACAAACGCATCAACATGGTTACGCCTGCTCTCTTTGCCCGTTATCCTGATGCGCAGCACATGGCACAGGCGAGCGAGGAAGATATTTATGAGTTGATCAGTTCGGTGAGTTATCCGAATGCCAAGGCGAAGCATCTTGCTGAAATGTCTCGCCAGCTGGTTGAGATGTTCGGAGGTGAGGTGCCTGAGGCTGCGGATGATTTGGAGAAGTTGGCAGGAGTGGGGCGCAAGACTGCGAATGTGATTCGTGCCGTATGGTTCGGTCATGCTACGATGGCGGTGGATACGCATGTTTACCGTGTGAGTCATCGTATGGGGTTGGTGCCGAAAACGGCAGATACGCCCCGAAAAGTAGAAGATTATCTGATGAAACACATTCCGGCTGAGGATATTCCGAATGCGCATCATTGGATTCTGCTGCATGGCAGATATATTTGCAAGAGTACGAAGCCGCTCTGCGATAAATGCTTTTTTAATGAATATTGCCCAAAACTATTAAAGGACAGTAAGCTTTAGGTACATATTAGTGATTAATTGGTAGTGATTAGTTTGTTAATCACTAATCACTACCAATTAATCACTAATTAAAGTTTTATTGTTTTATTCAAGAGATAGTTATCCAGAATCACCATGGCAGCCATGGCTTCAACCACTGGCACGGCTCTTGGCAAAACGCAAGGATCATGACGGCCGCGGGCAGTCAGCATGGTGGCATTTCCTTCCAAATCTACCGTATTCTGCTCCATCAGCAGAGTAGCAATTGGCTTAAAGGCAACACGGAAATAGATGTCCTGACCATTGCTCAAACCGCCCTGTATTCCTCCGCTATGATTGCTCTTTGTTGTAATACGGGCAGCAATATCCTGATTCACAGCAGCATCAGCTGGCGTCTCTGCAGCATCAGCCTTCGGGATAAAGACATCATTCTGCTCACTTCCGCGGGCAGTAACTCCGGCAAATCCCTCACCATATTCAAAACCCTTCACGGCGTTAATGCCAAGCATGGCAGCACCCAGTTGGGCATGAAGCTTGCCAAATTCAGGCTCGCCCAATCCTACCGGGCAACCCTTGATGACGCAAGTGATGATTCCACCAATCGTATCGCCGTCAGCCTTAACCTGGGCGATGAGATCTTCCATCTCCTTCGCCTTCCGCTGGTCAGGACAGCGCACCGGATTATCTTCTATGGTGTTAAGGTCATACAGATGATAATCTTTCTCCAGCGCGATGCTGCCCACCTGCGATGTATAGGCCGTGATGCTGATGCCCAACTGTCGCAAGGCAAGTTTAGCCAAAGCTCCGCCTACGCATCGGGCAATGGTGATGCGGGCTGAAGAACGGCCGCCGCCACGATGATCGCGTACGCCATACTTCTCGTGATAGGTGAAATCTGCGTGAGAAGGGCGGAAGAGACAGCGCATGTTCTCATAGTCCTGAGAATGCTGGTTCTGGTTACGCACCTCAAAACCGATAGGGGTTCCTGTTGATTTGCCTTCGAACACACCACTCAGAAACTCTACCTTGTCAGCTTCCTTTCTGGCCGTAGTGATGTGGCTCTGTCCTGGGCGTCGGCGGTTCAGCTCGCTCTGGATAAAGTCCATGTCGATTTCTATGCCTGCAGGAAATCCGTCAATAACGCCTCCTACAGCTATTCCATGACTCTCTCCAAACGTAGTGAGAGTGAAAAGATTGCCAAATGTATTCCTCATTACCTTAATATATTATAAAGGTGTTTATTACTTGTTGCAGCCGCCTTCGCAACCACCTTCACAACCACCTTCACAGTTGCCATCCTTGCAGTCGCCGCCGCAGTTGTCGCAGCCACCTGAGCAGCCGCCACCTTCGCCGCTGATCATCTGAGCCATCTTGGCAATCTCCTCAGCAGTAGCCTCGCGGCTCTCGAGAATCTGGCCGCAGAAGTTGAGCTTCAAGCCAGCCAATGGGTGGTTCAGGTCGCAGGTTACCTTTGTATCGCTGATGTTCTTCACGACTGCGTTGAAGTGGTTGCCATCCTCGTTCTGCAATGGGATGATAGCGCCTACCTGTACGTGCTGTGCATCAAACTGGCCGTTGATGGTAAAAATCTGCTTGTCGAGCTCCAGTACGCGCTCATCATAGTGCTGTCCGTAAGCCTGCTCTGGGTCCAGCTGGAAGTCGAACTCATCACCCTTAGCCAGGTCTACCACCTTCTCTTCGAAAGCTGGCAGGGTAACACCCATACCGCTGATGAAGATGAACGGACGCTCGTCGGTTGTGCGCTCGATGAGCATTTCCTCGCCGTTGTCACCATTAGTTACATCATACAGTGCGTATGAAACTACAATAAACTTGTTTTTGTTGTTTGTTTCCATTTCTATATTTATTTTTTATTATTTCTTTTTCTTTTCTGAATGCTTACGCTCTTTACCATCTCCATGCGCTCCAGATAGATAGGGCGCCATTTGTCGATGATGTCCTGCAGACTTTTGCTCTTCTGCGAGAGTTCAGCATATTCCTCGCCGTCGGTCAGATTCTCTTTCTTGAGATCCAGCATTCGGGCGATGAGCTGCTTCTGGTGTTCCTCAGCCGCCTTGAGCTGGTTGCCCAGTTTCTCGAGACTTTCCATAAAGGCGAGTGCCTTGTCTATATGATTTTCCTGTACCATTTTGCTTGTTTTATAGGTTGAATCTTTTGCAAAGGTACAAATAATAATTGGTATAAACGAAGAAAAAGGGCTTTTTTTTCGATGATATTACAAAATGATAGAGAAAATGTAATATCTCTAACGTTCTGATGCCTATTTCGGTGTGTTGTTGTTGATTTAAGTCAAGAAATAGGCGGAAAACTGAAAATATCCCAAGAAATGTTTGCGCACACAGAGAAAAGTTCTTATCTTTGCAGCGTCTTAAAGAAAAAGACTATAGGATAATGTTTAACAGAGTCGGCGTCTACGGATGTGCAGGACTCACAAAGTAAAGAAAGGTAAAAAGATTATGAAGAAGATTATGGTATTAGCAGTAGCTATGTTTGCAATGGCAACAGCTACTTTCGCAGCAGAAGAGGAGACAAATGCAACAGCAGCTTACAACATGAATGTAAAGATGTCTAGCTTGGCAGATGCTTTGAGCTTGAACATCGACCAGGTAGAGGCTGTAGCTGATGTACACAAGAACTTCACCGCAGACATGATGAATGCTGCAACAGCAAAGGGTGAGGAACGTTCTGCAATGATTGACAAGGCAGTTTTGAAGGATCTCAAGTACATGCACGTTATCTTGAACAACAGTCAGTATCGTAAGTACGTGATGCTTCTCAATACAACCCTTATCAACCGTGGTTTGAAGTAATCATCTTTTTATAGATGAGAAAAATAAGAGAGAGATTTAAAATAAGAATCCCAGTCAAGGTTTTATCCTGACTGGGATTTTTTTTGCTTTTGGGCCTTCAGTCCGTACTTAAACTATTTGCTAAACTTAGCTTCCTGATATGCGAAAGTTCAGTTAACTTGATAATCAGTCAATATCTATTAATTGGAAATGCTTGTTGAAGGTCAAATCCAATCCGTTAGCCAGTTCTACCTCGTATTCATTCTTGTTCATTTCTATCTTTTTCACCGATTGTCCTACATAATTAGCCATCAGGTAATTCTTGATGGCTTGCGGAATCAGCTGGTCTGGCACGGTGGCCTGCTTGCAGTCAATCTCTGTAAGATTTCCCTTTTTGTCGAACTCCAGCTTCGTGCCATTCTGCAGAACCACGTCGTAGCTTCTGCTCACAACGCCCGACTCAATGGTAGCAAGCATCACCTTCTGACCATTGAAATGCTGGCTGAGTAAGGTCTGAGCCTTGGCAGGAAGTGCATTTACAGAGATAGGTTTGTCGTTGCCCGCATTCGCCACCATATTGCATGAAACCATGCAGCAGATGGCAATCATCAAAATTCGCAAAATTCTTTTCATACGCTACAAATTAAAAATTTATAATAACTAACTGAACTTTCGCATATAGGGAAGTTCAGTTATTTCAATTTACTCCTTTACGATTTCTTTTCCTGCTGCCTGCCAGCCAATAAAGCCGGAATCGAGTTCTATTACCTGATAGCCGTTCTTTGTCAATATAGCTGCGGCATTTTTGCTTCGCTTGCCGCTTCGGCAGTTCACGGCGATAGTCTTGCTTTTGGGAAGAGTGGCAGCGGCCTTCTGCTCGAAGTCTGATTTCAGTACGTCAATGTTGATTGCGCCCCGAATATGCCCATTGGCAAACTCCTCTGCGGTTCGTACGTCGAGACGGATTACTGCGGTGTCAGCGATGGCTTTCTCATAGTCATCTGCCGACAGACTCTTATAGCCCTTATTTTGCGCCTGACAAGAATACAGGCTTGATAGCATGGTTATAATGCTCATGATAAATATTTTCTTCATTCTCTAATCTTTTAATAATTATGCGCCTATAATCTAGGAGGATAAGCCATGCTCAACCCCCTACATTCTTGCAATATATCTGCAAAAATACAAAAAATATTCAGAAAGTTGATGATATGGATGGATTTTGTTGGCTGGGCGAACTCGATTTAACCTTATTTTATACGATAGAGGGATATTTTGATAATCTGAAATCCTTAATGACCGAAAATGACCGCTCTCCTCATATTGAGGTGAGCGGTCGTTTTTGTTCTTTATCCCATGCAGCTCGTTACTCCGAGCGTAGTAGCGATAGCGGTCAGAATGCTGATGGCTATCTGCAGAATTGTTTTCCAAGTGTTCGCTTTCATCTTTCTTAGTGTTTAATGTTTAGTGTTTCATGTTTACTTTTTTGTGGGGCGAATAGGCTGGACTAGGGGCTAGCACCCTAGCCAGTTTATCCTTGGGCTATTCAAGGCCGTCGCCAGTATCGTCCTTGCCGGTAGTACCGCCGCCTGATTCTGAGCCTTGGCCTTCGCTGCCGGTCTGACCAGTGCTTGAACCACCTGGCGTATTATCCGGAGTAGTTGGGGCGTTGAGGTCAACGTTGGTCTTACCCTCCTTAATCGCCTTGATAACGGCTGCCTGAGCACTGCGGCTGGCTACGAGGTTGAACTCGGCGTCATCGCGAAGGTTCTTGAACTCTTGACCTGGCTCCCACTGAACCTTTACGCCGGTGATGTTCTGTGCGGTGAACTTGTCAGCATCCTCAGCACCCTTCGAAGTGAGAAGGAGAGAGAAATCACCGAGGTCGCCCAGACGAATCTTCTTGCCCTCAAGCAACATCTCACGCATGCAGTCTACGGCGATGTAGAGGATGGCGCTGATGTCAGCTCTCGAATAAACACTGCCATGCGAAGTGATGTGCTTGGCAAACTTCTCAATGGTCATGATGTCGGTGTACTGTGAGATGGCGAAAGCATTCTGCTTCTCGGTCTTCACGAGTTCCAGGTCCTTTGGGTCAGGGGTCTTGCCCTCCTTCTTCGCCTGGTTGATGCGTGACTTCGCCTGGTTGATTTCCAGAAGATTTGCGTTCACGCTACGCATTACGATGCTGTAATTAATCATAGTCGTTTGTAGTATGTTTAGAGTCCTTTGTTTTGCAACTCCCCAGAACGCCCCGTTCCTGCCGTTTTCGGGGTCTTCATTGATGACCGGCGCCTGCCATCATTTATGACCCGTGTTGGTCTTAAGAGAAGACCGCCTTCAGGCACCTAAGGCGTTTCCTTCGATTGCTGGTGCAAAGATACGATAAAATCCGGTATCTACCAAATTTAGACATGTGATAAGGAGCGATTTTCAGCAAACTTACGATTTGAAAGTTAGCTTAAAAAACAAACTCTATGTTTATGCGGTGCATCTCTATGTTTTGCGATATAGGAAACTATGTTTAGCGTTATAAATCTGTATATTACAGAGTGATAACCTATTTGCAGAAACGTGTTCAGTATTCAGTATTCAGTTTTTTTCGCTGTTGTTACCACTCTCTGTATAGATAGTATATTATATATATATTAAATATATATATATAATATAAAATAATTACTTACAATTTATAACCATGAAAAAGGTAACTATCGCGAAAAAAACTGAATACTGAATACTGAATAACCTTTTAGGCATTCTAAGCCCTGGTTATAATAGCAATCACCCAGGCGTCCTTACATGGCAACTGGGTCGCATCCAAAAATAACTTTTTTCAAAACTTTCTCCCGAAATCTTGTAGTTCTTCGTCAATTTTGGAGTTTTTTAAGACTTGAATAACTATTGAGCCCACTTTAAAAAGTAAGGCCTGTTTAAAATGTTTATATTTCACGAAAATAATCTCTGATTTATGCTGCTATTTGGAATATTTTTCGTATCTTTACACCATCAATTAAAAGAATGACTATGTTTAAAAAGACAGATCC includes these proteins:
- a CDS encoding HU family DNA-binding protein, translating into MINYSIVMRSVNANLLEINQAKSRINQAKKEGKTPDPKDLELVKTEKQNAFAISQYTDIMTIEKFAKHITSHGSVYSRADISAILYIAVDCMREMLLEGKKIRLGDLGDFSLLLTSKGAEDADKFTAQNITGVKVQWEPGQEFKNLRDDAEFNLVASRSAQAAVIKAIKEGKTNVDLNAPTTPDNTPGGSSTGQTGSEGQGSESGGGTTGKDDTGDGLE